One window of Sardina pilchardus chromosome 2, fSarPil1.1, whole genome shotgun sequence genomic DNA carries:
- the LOC134063559 gene encoding transcription factor E2-alpha-like isoform X4, with protein MAAVGTDKELSDLLDFTAMFEVPSVGGKIRTLGGPEERTGNSSWAPGDQNGTAFNQPRGYSEPTYSDHDGILQPFVTPGIGGKERYPFGMQAGMMCGDMPMPGADTHSNSGLKPDSQFHQGYPRRRPTDEPIDSQPKKRKVPGLPSSVVYPTSGEDYNSDGAGYPTSKPGSVYPSQYYLTEGMMDSWGQSGYPAGLLQNSPHIAQQAPFSAANPQDRLQKRQPLAISPQNYPLQAGDMNGYHSGPSAYGPPNGADSIMANRGAAPGSSGDEIGKALASIYPSESNGASFPSTPPTPVGSVGSPQAIAASQWSRSSAQATPSPSFEGGMQAKVGDSLEEALTVLRGHAVGAPGDLVNLLSSAGGSSSTSSLLTQAFSLAGRMLPIHHEEGAGMTPSGPLLHGHHNPVAPQSSQPEGFNGGLMRSSHSSSSLDIKREDKEDDENSSLNDKSEDERRDAKLARSRTRDQPFTLHSNSAQSDSGADNEDDEDLPPEVKVEREKERRQANNQRERLRVRDINEAFKELGRMCQLQMRPGQDKPQTKLLVLQHAVQVILNLEQQVRGQSERNLNPKAACLKRREEENPGNHM; from the exons ATGGCTGCCGTGGGAACGGACAAGGAACTCAGCGACCTGCTGGACTTTACCGCG ATGTTTGAGGTGCCTAGTGTTGGTGGGAAGATCAGAACGCTCGGAG GTCCAGAAGAACGCACTGGAAACAGCTCCTGGGCCCCGGGGGATCAGAATGGCACTGCCTTCAATCAGCCACGG ggctACTCTGAGCCCACCTACAGTGATCATGATGGAATCCTCCAGCCGTTTGTTACTCCTGGAATAGGAG GTAAAGAGAGGTATCCCTTTGGCATGCAG gcTGGAATGATGTGTGGGGATATGCCCATGCCTGGGGCAGATACTCACTCCAACTCTGGGCTCAAACCAGACTCTCAGTTCCACCAGGGCTACCCTCGCAGACGACCCACTGATGAACCCATtg ACTCCCAACCCAAGAAGAGGAAGGTGCCTGGACTCCCCTCTTCAGTG GTGTACCCCACATCAGGGGAGGACTACAACTCTGATGGTGCAGGGTATCCCACTTCCAAACCAGGCAGCGTGTACCCTTCCCAGTACTACCTGACAG agGGCATGATGGATTCGTGGGGACAGAGCGGGTACCCTGCCGGACTCCTGCAGAACTCCCCCCACATCGCCCAGCAAGCCCCCTTCAGCGCGGCCAACCCACAGGACAGACTG CAGAAGAGGCAGCCATTGGCCATTTCCCCCCAGAACTACCCGCTGCAGGCCGGAGACATGAACGGCTACCACTCCGGCCCCTCCGCCTACGGGCCACCCAACGGGGCAGACAGCATCATGG ctaACAGAGGTGCTGCTCCAGGGAGCTCAGGTGATGAGATTGGGAAGGCATTGGCATCG ATCTATCCATCGGAGAGCAACGGTGCCAGTTTCCCCTCAACTCCCCCAACTCCAGTGGGCTCCGTGGGCTCTCCCCAGGCCatcgcag ccTCTCAGTGGTCGAGGTCCTCTGCCCAGGCGACCCCGTCTCCCAGCTTCGAGGGCGGCATGCAGGCTAAAGTGGGGGACAGTCTGGAGGAGGCTCTGACGGTGTTGCGAGGTCATGCCGTGGGGGCGCCGGGCGACCTGGTCAACCTCCTGAGCTCCGCAGGCGgctccagctccacctccaGCCTCCTCACACAGGCCTTCAGCCTCGCCGGGCGCATG CTGCCCATTCACCATGAGGAAGGAGCCGGCATGACACCTAGTGGTCCCCTCCTGCATGGTCACCACAACCCTGTAGCTCCACAAAGCTCCCAGCCTGAGGGCTTCaatg GTGGTCTGATGCGTTCCAGCCACTCATCCAGCAGTCTGGACATCAAGCGCGAGGACAAAGAGGACGACGAGAACTCCTCCCTCAACGACAAGTCcgaggacgagaggagagacGCCAAACTGGCCCGCTCCAGAActag AGATCAACCCTTCACCCTACACAGCAACTCTGCCCAGTCAGACTCAGGAGCTGA taaCGAGGACGACGAGGACCTCCCCCCGGAGGTGAAGGTGGAGCGGGAAAAGGAGCGTCGCCAGGCCAACAACCAGCGGGAGCGTCTGCGCGTGCGCGACATCAACGAGGCCTTCAAGGAGCTCGGCCGCATGTGCCAGCTCCAGATGCGCCCGGGACAGGACAAGCCGCAGACCAagctgctggtgctgcagcACGCCGTGCAGGTCATCCTCAACCTGGAGCAGCAGGTCCGAGGTCAGTCAG AGAGGAATTTAAACCCCAAGGCAGCCTGCCTGAAGCGTCGAGAGGAGGAAAACCCTGGCAACCATATGTGA
- the LOC134063559 gene encoding transcription factor E2-alpha-like isoform X8: MAAVGTDKELSDLLDFTAMFEVPSVGGKIRTLGGPEERTGNSSWAPGDQNGTAFNQPRVSNGYSEPTYSDHDGILQPFVTPGIGGKERYPFGMQAGMMCGDMPMPGADTHSNSGLKPDSQFHQGYPRRRPTDEPIDSQPKKRKVPGLPSSVVYPTSGEDYNSDGAGYPTSKPGSVYPSQYYLTEGMMDSWGQSGYPAGLLQNSPHIAQQAPFSAANPQDRLKRQPLAISPQNYPLQAGDMNGYHSGPSAYGPPNGADSIMANRGAAPGSSGDEIGKALASIYPSESNGASFPSTPPTPVGSVGSPQAIAASQWSRSSAQATPSPSFEGGMQAKVGDSLEEALTVLRGHAVGAPGDLVNLLSSAGGSSSTSSLLTQAFSLAGRMLPIHHEEGAGMTPSGPLLHGHHNPVAPQSSQPEGFNGGLMRSSHSSSSLDIKREDKEDDENSSLNDKSEDERRDAKLARSRTRDQPFTLHSNSAQSDSGADNEDDEDLPPEVKVEREKERRQANNQRERLRVRDINEAFKELGRMCQLQMRPGQDKPQTKLLVLQHAVQVILNLEQQVRERNLNPKAACLKRREEENPGNHM; encoded by the exons ATGGCTGCCGTGGGAACGGACAAGGAACTCAGCGACCTGCTGGACTTTACCGCG ATGTTTGAGGTGCCTAGTGTTGGTGGGAAGATCAGAACGCTCGGAG GTCCAGAAGAACGCACTGGAAACAGCTCCTGGGCCCCGGGGGATCAGAATGGCACTGCCTTCAATCAGCCACGGGTAAGCAAT ggctACTCTGAGCCCACCTACAGTGATCATGATGGAATCCTCCAGCCGTTTGTTACTCCTGGAATAGGAG GTAAAGAGAGGTATCCCTTTGGCATGCAG gcTGGAATGATGTGTGGGGATATGCCCATGCCTGGGGCAGATACTCACTCCAACTCTGGGCTCAAACCAGACTCTCAGTTCCACCAGGGCTACCCTCGCAGACGACCCACTGATGAACCCATtg ACTCCCAACCCAAGAAGAGGAAGGTGCCTGGACTCCCCTCTTCAGTG GTGTACCCCACATCAGGGGAGGACTACAACTCTGATGGTGCAGGGTATCCCACTTCCAAACCAGGCAGCGTGTACCCTTCCCAGTACTACCTGACAG agGGCATGATGGATTCGTGGGGACAGAGCGGGTACCCTGCCGGACTCCTGCAGAACTCCCCCCACATCGCCCAGCAAGCCCCCTTCAGCGCGGCCAACCCACAGGACAGACTG AAGAGGCAGCCATTGGCCATTTCCCCCCAGAACTACCCGCTGCAGGCCGGAGACATGAACGGCTACCACTCCGGCCCCTCCGCCTACGGGCCACCCAACGGGGCAGACAGCATCATGG ctaACAGAGGTGCTGCTCCAGGGAGCTCAGGTGATGAGATTGGGAAGGCATTGGCATCG ATCTATCCATCGGAGAGCAACGGTGCCAGTTTCCCCTCAACTCCCCCAACTCCAGTGGGCTCCGTGGGCTCTCCCCAGGCCatcgcag ccTCTCAGTGGTCGAGGTCCTCTGCCCAGGCGACCCCGTCTCCCAGCTTCGAGGGCGGCATGCAGGCTAAAGTGGGGGACAGTCTGGAGGAGGCTCTGACGGTGTTGCGAGGTCATGCCGTGGGGGCGCCGGGCGACCTGGTCAACCTCCTGAGCTCCGCAGGCGgctccagctccacctccaGCCTCCTCACACAGGCCTTCAGCCTCGCCGGGCGCATG CTGCCCATTCACCATGAGGAAGGAGCCGGCATGACACCTAGTGGTCCCCTCCTGCATGGTCACCACAACCCTGTAGCTCCACAAAGCTCCCAGCCTGAGGGCTTCaatg GTGGTCTGATGCGTTCCAGCCACTCATCCAGCAGTCTGGACATCAAGCGCGAGGACAAAGAGGACGACGAGAACTCCTCCCTCAACGACAAGTCcgaggacgagaggagagacGCCAAACTGGCCCGCTCCAGAActag AGATCAACCCTTCACCCTACACAGCAACTCTGCCCAGTCAGACTCAGGAGCTGA taaCGAGGACGACGAGGACCTCCCCCCGGAGGTGAAGGTGGAGCGGGAAAAGGAGCGTCGCCAGGCCAACAACCAGCGGGAGCGTCTGCGCGTGCGCGACATCAACGAGGCCTTCAAGGAGCTCGGCCGCATGTGCCAGCTCCAGATGCGCCCGGGACAGGACAAGCCGCAGACCAagctgctggtgctgcagcACGCCGTGCAGGTCATCCTCAACCTGGAGCAGCAGGTCCGAG AGAGGAATTTAAACCCCAAGGCAGCCTGCCTGAAGCGTCGAGAGGAGGAAAACCCTGGCAACCATATGTGA
- the LOC134063559 gene encoding transcription factor E2-alpha-like isoform X5 → MAAVGTDKELSDLLDFTAMFEVPSVGGKIRTLGGPEERTGNSSWAPGDQNGTAFNQPRVSNGYSEPTYSDHDGILQPFVTPGIGGKERYPFGMQAGMMCGDMPMPGADTHSNSGLKPDSQFHQGYPRRRPTDEPIDSQPKKRKVPGLPSSVVYPTSGEDYNSDGAGYPTSKPGSVYPSQYYLTEGMMDSWGQSGYPAGLLQNSPHIAQQAPFSAANPQDRLQKRQPLAISPQNYPLQAGDMNGYHSGPSAYGPPNGADSIMANRGAAPGSSGDEIGKALASIYPSESNGASFPSTPPTPVGSVGSPQAIAASQWSRSSAQATPSPSFEGGMQAKVGDSLEEALTVLRGHAVGAPGDLVNLLSSAGGSSSTSSLLTQAFSLAGRMLPIHHEEGAGMTPSGPLLHGHHNPVAPQSSQPEGFNGGLMRSSHSSSSLDIKREDKEDDENSSLNDKSEDERRDAKLARSRTRDQPFTLHSNSAQSDSGADSVCEESLTAEEKEQRERERRLANNARERVRVRDINEAFKELGRMCQLHLHSDKAQTKLIILQQAVQVILGLEKEVRERNLNPKAACLKRREEENPGNHM, encoded by the exons ATGGCTGCCGTGGGAACGGACAAGGAACTCAGCGACCTGCTGGACTTTACCGCG ATGTTTGAGGTGCCTAGTGTTGGTGGGAAGATCAGAACGCTCGGAG GTCCAGAAGAACGCACTGGAAACAGCTCCTGGGCCCCGGGGGATCAGAATGGCACTGCCTTCAATCAGCCACGGGTAAGCAAT ggctACTCTGAGCCCACCTACAGTGATCATGATGGAATCCTCCAGCCGTTTGTTACTCCTGGAATAGGAG GTAAAGAGAGGTATCCCTTTGGCATGCAG gcTGGAATGATGTGTGGGGATATGCCCATGCCTGGGGCAGATACTCACTCCAACTCTGGGCTCAAACCAGACTCTCAGTTCCACCAGGGCTACCCTCGCAGACGACCCACTGATGAACCCATtg ACTCCCAACCCAAGAAGAGGAAGGTGCCTGGACTCCCCTCTTCAGTG GTGTACCCCACATCAGGGGAGGACTACAACTCTGATGGTGCAGGGTATCCCACTTCCAAACCAGGCAGCGTGTACCCTTCCCAGTACTACCTGACAG agGGCATGATGGATTCGTGGGGACAGAGCGGGTACCCTGCCGGACTCCTGCAGAACTCCCCCCACATCGCCCAGCAAGCCCCCTTCAGCGCGGCCAACCCACAGGACAGACTG CAGAAGAGGCAGCCATTGGCCATTTCCCCCCAGAACTACCCGCTGCAGGCCGGAGACATGAACGGCTACCACTCCGGCCCCTCCGCCTACGGGCCACCCAACGGGGCAGACAGCATCATGG ctaACAGAGGTGCTGCTCCAGGGAGCTCAGGTGATGAGATTGGGAAGGCATTGGCATCG ATCTATCCATCGGAGAGCAACGGTGCCAGTTTCCCCTCAACTCCCCCAACTCCAGTGGGCTCCGTGGGCTCTCCCCAGGCCatcgcag ccTCTCAGTGGTCGAGGTCCTCTGCCCAGGCGACCCCGTCTCCCAGCTTCGAGGGCGGCATGCAGGCTAAAGTGGGGGACAGTCTGGAGGAGGCTCTGACGGTGTTGCGAGGTCATGCCGTGGGGGCGCCGGGCGACCTGGTCAACCTCCTGAGCTCCGCAGGCGgctccagctccacctccaGCCTCCTCACACAGGCCTTCAGCCTCGCCGGGCGCATG CTGCCCATTCACCATGAGGAAGGAGCCGGCATGACACCTAGTGGTCCCCTCCTGCATGGTCACCACAACCCTGTAGCTCCACAAAGCTCCCAGCCTGAGGGCTTCaatg GTGGTCTGATGCGTTCCAGCCACTCATCCAGCAGTCTGGACATCAAGCGCGAGGACAAAGAGGACGACGAGAACTCCTCCCTCAACGACAAGTCcgaggacgagaggagagacGCCAAACTGGCCCGCTCCAGAActag AGATCAACCCTTCACCCTACACAGCAACTCTGCCCAGTCAGACTCAGGAGCTGA CAGTGTGTGCGAGGAGTCTCTGACGGCGGAGGAGAAAGAGCAGCGTGAGCGGGAACGCCGGCTGGCCAACAACGCCCGCGAGCGTGTACGCGTGCGCGACATCAACGAGGCCTTCAAGGAGCTCGGCCGCATGTGCCAGCTGCACCTGCACAGCGATAAGGCCCAGACCAAGCTGATCATCCTGCAGCAGGCCGTGCAGGTCATCCTGGGGCTGGAGAAGGAGGTGCGAG AGAGGAATTTAAACCCCAAGGCAGCCTGCCTGAAGCGTCGAGAGGAGGAAAACCCTGGCAACCATATGTGA
- the LOC134063559 gene encoding transcription factor E2-alpha-like isoform X2 produces MAAVGTDKELSDLLDFTAMFEVPSVGGKIRTLGGPEERTGNSSWAPGDQNGTAFNQPRVSNGYSEPTYSDHDGILQPFVTPGIGGKERYPFGMQAGMMCGDMPMPGADTHSNSGLKPDSQFHQGYPRRRPTDEPIDSQPKKRKVPGLPSSVVYPTSGEDYNSDGAGYPTSKPGSVYPSQYYLTEGMMDSWGQSGYPAGLLQNSPHIAQQAPFSAANPQDRLKRQPLAISPQNYPLQAGDMNGYHSGPSAYGPPNGADSIMANRGAAPGSSGDEIGKALASIYPSESNGASFPSTPPTPVGSVGSPQAIAASQWSRSSAQATPSPSFEGGMQAKVGDSLEEALTVLRGHAVGAPGDLVNLLSSAGGSSSTSSLLTQAFSLAGRMLPIHHEEGAGMTPSGPLLHGHHNPVAPQSSQPEGFNGGLMRSSHSSSSLDIKREDKEDDENSSLNDKSEDERRDAKLARSRTRDQPFTLHSNSAQSDSGADNEDDEDLPPEVKVEREKERRQANNQRERLRVRDINEAFKELGRMCQLQMRPGQDKPQTKLLVLQHAVQVILNLEQQVRGQSERNLNPKAACLKRREEENPGNHM; encoded by the exons ATGGCTGCCGTGGGAACGGACAAGGAACTCAGCGACCTGCTGGACTTTACCGCG ATGTTTGAGGTGCCTAGTGTTGGTGGGAAGATCAGAACGCTCGGAG GTCCAGAAGAACGCACTGGAAACAGCTCCTGGGCCCCGGGGGATCAGAATGGCACTGCCTTCAATCAGCCACGGGTAAGCAAT ggctACTCTGAGCCCACCTACAGTGATCATGATGGAATCCTCCAGCCGTTTGTTACTCCTGGAATAGGAG GTAAAGAGAGGTATCCCTTTGGCATGCAG gcTGGAATGATGTGTGGGGATATGCCCATGCCTGGGGCAGATACTCACTCCAACTCTGGGCTCAAACCAGACTCTCAGTTCCACCAGGGCTACCCTCGCAGACGACCCACTGATGAACCCATtg ACTCCCAACCCAAGAAGAGGAAGGTGCCTGGACTCCCCTCTTCAGTG GTGTACCCCACATCAGGGGAGGACTACAACTCTGATGGTGCAGGGTATCCCACTTCCAAACCAGGCAGCGTGTACCCTTCCCAGTACTACCTGACAG agGGCATGATGGATTCGTGGGGACAGAGCGGGTACCCTGCCGGACTCCTGCAGAACTCCCCCCACATCGCCCAGCAAGCCCCCTTCAGCGCGGCCAACCCACAGGACAGACTG AAGAGGCAGCCATTGGCCATTTCCCCCCAGAACTACCCGCTGCAGGCCGGAGACATGAACGGCTACCACTCCGGCCCCTCCGCCTACGGGCCACCCAACGGGGCAGACAGCATCATGG ctaACAGAGGTGCTGCTCCAGGGAGCTCAGGTGATGAGATTGGGAAGGCATTGGCATCG ATCTATCCATCGGAGAGCAACGGTGCCAGTTTCCCCTCAACTCCCCCAACTCCAGTGGGCTCCGTGGGCTCTCCCCAGGCCatcgcag ccTCTCAGTGGTCGAGGTCCTCTGCCCAGGCGACCCCGTCTCCCAGCTTCGAGGGCGGCATGCAGGCTAAAGTGGGGGACAGTCTGGAGGAGGCTCTGACGGTGTTGCGAGGTCATGCCGTGGGGGCGCCGGGCGACCTGGTCAACCTCCTGAGCTCCGCAGGCGgctccagctccacctccaGCCTCCTCACACAGGCCTTCAGCCTCGCCGGGCGCATG CTGCCCATTCACCATGAGGAAGGAGCCGGCATGACACCTAGTGGTCCCCTCCTGCATGGTCACCACAACCCTGTAGCTCCACAAAGCTCCCAGCCTGAGGGCTTCaatg GTGGTCTGATGCGTTCCAGCCACTCATCCAGCAGTCTGGACATCAAGCGCGAGGACAAAGAGGACGACGAGAACTCCTCCCTCAACGACAAGTCcgaggacgagaggagagacGCCAAACTGGCCCGCTCCAGAActag AGATCAACCCTTCACCCTACACAGCAACTCTGCCCAGTCAGACTCAGGAGCTGA taaCGAGGACGACGAGGACCTCCCCCCGGAGGTGAAGGTGGAGCGGGAAAAGGAGCGTCGCCAGGCCAACAACCAGCGGGAGCGTCTGCGCGTGCGCGACATCAACGAGGCCTTCAAGGAGCTCGGCCGCATGTGCCAGCTCCAGATGCGCCCGGGACAGGACAAGCCGCAGACCAagctgctggtgctgcagcACGCCGTGCAGGTCATCCTCAACCTGGAGCAGCAGGTCCGAGGTCAGTCAG AGAGGAATTTAAACCCCAAGGCAGCCTGCCTGAAGCGTCGAGAGGAGGAAAACCCTGGCAACCATATGTGA
- the LOC134063559 gene encoding transcription factor E2-alpha-like isoform X1 has translation MAAVGTDKELSDLLDFTAMFEVPSVGGKIRTLGGPEERTGNSSWAPGDQNGTAFNQPRVSNGYSEPTYSDHDGILQPFVTPGIGGKERYPFGMQAGMMCGDMPMPGADTHSNSGLKPDSQFHQGYPRRRPTDEPIDSQPKKRKVPGLPSSVVYPTSGEDYNSDGAGYPTSKPGSVYPSQYYLTEGMMDSWGQSGYPAGLLQNSPHIAQQAPFSAANPQDRLQKRQPLAISPQNYPLQAGDMNGYHSGPSAYGPPNGADSIMANRGAAPGSSGDEIGKALASIYPSESNGASFPSTPPTPVGSVGSPQAIAASQWSRSSAQATPSPSFEGGMQAKVGDSLEEALTVLRGHAVGAPGDLVNLLSSAGGSSSTSSLLTQAFSLAGRMLPIHHEEGAGMTPSGPLLHGHHNPVAPQSSQPEGFNGGLMRSSHSSSSLDIKREDKEDDENSSLNDKSEDERRDAKLARSRTRDQPFTLHSNSAQSDSGADNEDDEDLPPEVKVEREKERRQANNQRERLRVRDINEAFKELGRMCQLQMRPGQDKPQTKLLVLQHAVQVILNLEQQVRGQSERNLNPKAACLKRREEENPGNHM, from the exons ATGGCTGCCGTGGGAACGGACAAGGAACTCAGCGACCTGCTGGACTTTACCGCG ATGTTTGAGGTGCCTAGTGTTGGTGGGAAGATCAGAACGCTCGGAG GTCCAGAAGAACGCACTGGAAACAGCTCCTGGGCCCCGGGGGATCAGAATGGCACTGCCTTCAATCAGCCACGGGTAAGCAAT ggctACTCTGAGCCCACCTACAGTGATCATGATGGAATCCTCCAGCCGTTTGTTACTCCTGGAATAGGAG GTAAAGAGAGGTATCCCTTTGGCATGCAG gcTGGAATGATGTGTGGGGATATGCCCATGCCTGGGGCAGATACTCACTCCAACTCTGGGCTCAAACCAGACTCTCAGTTCCACCAGGGCTACCCTCGCAGACGACCCACTGATGAACCCATtg ACTCCCAACCCAAGAAGAGGAAGGTGCCTGGACTCCCCTCTTCAGTG GTGTACCCCACATCAGGGGAGGACTACAACTCTGATGGTGCAGGGTATCCCACTTCCAAACCAGGCAGCGTGTACCCTTCCCAGTACTACCTGACAG agGGCATGATGGATTCGTGGGGACAGAGCGGGTACCCTGCCGGACTCCTGCAGAACTCCCCCCACATCGCCCAGCAAGCCCCCTTCAGCGCGGCCAACCCACAGGACAGACTG CAGAAGAGGCAGCCATTGGCCATTTCCCCCCAGAACTACCCGCTGCAGGCCGGAGACATGAACGGCTACCACTCCGGCCCCTCCGCCTACGGGCCACCCAACGGGGCAGACAGCATCATGG ctaACAGAGGTGCTGCTCCAGGGAGCTCAGGTGATGAGATTGGGAAGGCATTGGCATCG ATCTATCCATCGGAGAGCAACGGTGCCAGTTTCCCCTCAACTCCCCCAACTCCAGTGGGCTCCGTGGGCTCTCCCCAGGCCatcgcag ccTCTCAGTGGTCGAGGTCCTCTGCCCAGGCGACCCCGTCTCCCAGCTTCGAGGGCGGCATGCAGGCTAAAGTGGGGGACAGTCTGGAGGAGGCTCTGACGGTGTTGCGAGGTCATGCCGTGGGGGCGCCGGGCGACCTGGTCAACCTCCTGAGCTCCGCAGGCGgctccagctccacctccaGCCTCCTCACACAGGCCTTCAGCCTCGCCGGGCGCATG CTGCCCATTCACCATGAGGAAGGAGCCGGCATGACACCTAGTGGTCCCCTCCTGCATGGTCACCACAACCCTGTAGCTCCACAAAGCTCCCAGCCTGAGGGCTTCaatg GTGGTCTGATGCGTTCCAGCCACTCATCCAGCAGTCTGGACATCAAGCGCGAGGACAAAGAGGACGACGAGAACTCCTCCCTCAACGACAAGTCcgaggacgagaggagagacGCCAAACTGGCCCGCTCCAGAActag AGATCAACCCTTCACCCTACACAGCAACTCTGCCCAGTCAGACTCAGGAGCTGA taaCGAGGACGACGAGGACCTCCCCCCGGAGGTGAAGGTGGAGCGGGAAAAGGAGCGTCGCCAGGCCAACAACCAGCGGGAGCGTCTGCGCGTGCGCGACATCAACGAGGCCTTCAAGGAGCTCGGCCGCATGTGCCAGCTCCAGATGCGCCCGGGACAGGACAAGCCGCAGACCAagctgctggtgctgcagcACGCCGTGCAGGTCATCCTCAACCTGGAGCAGCAGGTCCGAGGTCAGTCAG AGAGGAATTTAAACCCCAAGGCAGCCTGCCTGAAGCGTCGAGAGGAGGAAAACCCTGGCAACCATATGTGA
- the LOC134063559 gene encoding transcription factor E2-alpha-like isoform X3 produces MAAVGTDKELSDLLDFTAMFEVPSVGGKIRTLGGPEERTGNSSWAPGDQNGTAFNQPRVSNGYSEPTYSDHDGILQPFVTPGIGGKERYPFGMQAGMMCGDMPMPGADTHSNSGLKPDSQFHQGYPRRRPTDEPIDSQPKKRKVPGLPSSVVYPTSGEDYNSDGAGYPTSKPGSVYPSQYYLTEGMMDSWGQSGYPAGLLQNSPHIAQQAPFSAANPQDRLQKRQPLAISPQNYPLQAGDMNGYHSGPSAYGPPNGADSIMANRGAAPGSSGDEIGKALASIYPSESNGASFPSTPPTPVGSVGSPQAIAASQWSRSSAQATPSPSFEGGMQAKVGDSLEEALTVLRGHAVGAPGDLVNLLSSAGGSSSTSSLLTQAFSLAGRMLPIHHEEGAGMTPSGPLLHGHHNPVAPQSSQPEGFNGGLMRSSHSSSSLDIKREDKEDDENSSLNDKSEDERRDAKLARSRTRDQPFTLHSNSAQSDSGADNEDDEDLPPEVKVEREKERRQANNQRERLRVRDINEAFKELGRMCQLQMRPGQDKPQTKLLVLQHAVQVILNLEQQVRERNLNPKAACLKRREEENPGNHM; encoded by the exons ATGGCTGCCGTGGGAACGGACAAGGAACTCAGCGACCTGCTGGACTTTACCGCG ATGTTTGAGGTGCCTAGTGTTGGTGGGAAGATCAGAACGCTCGGAG GTCCAGAAGAACGCACTGGAAACAGCTCCTGGGCCCCGGGGGATCAGAATGGCACTGCCTTCAATCAGCCACGGGTAAGCAAT ggctACTCTGAGCCCACCTACAGTGATCATGATGGAATCCTCCAGCCGTTTGTTACTCCTGGAATAGGAG GTAAAGAGAGGTATCCCTTTGGCATGCAG gcTGGAATGATGTGTGGGGATATGCCCATGCCTGGGGCAGATACTCACTCCAACTCTGGGCTCAAACCAGACTCTCAGTTCCACCAGGGCTACCCTCGCAGACGACCCACTGATGAACCCATtg ACTCCCAACCCAAGAAGAGGAAGGTGCCTGGACTCCCCTCTTCAGTG GTGTACCCCACATCAGGGGAGGACTACAACTCTGATGGTGCAGGGTATCCCACTTCCAAACCAGGCAGCGTGTACCCTTCCCAGTACTACCTGACAG agGGCATGATGGATTCGTGGGGACAGAGCGGGTACCCTGCCGGACTCCTGCAGAACTCCCCCCACATCGCCCAGCAAGCCCCCTTCAGCGCGGCCAACCCACAGGACAGACTG CAGAAGAGGCAGCCATTGGCCATTTCCCCCCAGAACTACCCGCTGCAGGCCGGAGACATGAACGGCTACCACTCCGGCCCCTCCGCCTACGGGCCACCCAACGGGGCAGACAGCATCATGG ctaACAGAGGTGCTGCTCCAGGGAGCTCAGGTGATGAGATTGGGAAGGCATTGGCATCG ATCTATCCATCGGAGAGCAACGGTGCCAGTTTCCCCTCAACTCCCCCAACTCCAGTGGGCTCCGTGGGCTCTCCCCAGGCCatcgcag ccTCTCAGTGGTCGAGGTCCTCTGCCCAGGCGACCCCGTCTCCCAGCTTCGAGGGCGGCATGCAGGCTAAAGTGGGGGACAGTCTGGAGGAGGCTCTGACGGTGTTGCGAGGTCATGCCGTGGGGGCGCCGGGCGACCTGGTCAACCTCCTGAGCTCCGCAGGCGgctccagctccacctccaGCCTCCTCACACAGGCCTTCAGCCTCGCCGGGCGCATG CTGCCCATTCACCATGAGGAAGGAGCCGGCATGACACCTAGTGGTCCCCTCCTGCATGGTCACCACAACCCTGTAGCTCCACAAAGCTCCCAGCCTGAGGGCTTCaatg GTGGTCTGATGCGTTCCAGCCACTCATCCAGCAGTCTGGACATCAAGCGCGAGGACAAAGAGGACGACGAGAACTCCTCCCTCAACGACAAGTCcgaggacgagaggagagacGCCAAACTGGCCCGCTCCAGAActag AGATCAACCCTTCACCCTACACAGCAACTCTGCCCAGTCAGACTCAGGAGCTGA taaCGAGGACGACGAGGACCTCCCCCCGGAGGTGAAGGTGGAGCGGGAAAAGGAGCGTCGCCAGGCCAACAACCAGCGGGAGCGTCTGCGCGTGCGCGACATCAACGAGGCCTTCAAGGAGCTCGGCCGCATGTGCCAGCTCCAGATGCGCCCGGGACAGGACAAGCCGCAGACCAagctgctggtgctgcagcACGCCGTGCAGGTCATCCTCAACCTGGAGCAGCAGGTCCGAG AGAGGAATTTAAACCCCAAGGCAGCCTGCCTGAAGCGTCGAGAGGAGGAAAACCCTGGCAACCATATGTGA